In Paracoccus contaminans, the genomic stretch AGCGCGCCGCCCTGACCGATGTCATCAACGACCAGTCCAAGCCGATGGAAGAGCGGTTCAAGGCGACGCTGAAGCTTGCCGAACTGCCGCGCAACTCCTCGGCCACCCGGCTGAACAACCGCTGCGAACTGACGGGGCGTCCGCGCGCCTATTACCGCAAGCTGAAACTGTCGCGGATCATGCTGCGCGAGCTCGGCTCGTTCGGCCAGATCCCCGGCATGGTGAAATCGAGCTGGTAAGGGGGTAATCATGTCGATGAACGATCCGCTCGGCGATAT encodes the following:
- the rpsN gene encoding 30S ribosomal protein S14 produces the protein MAKKSMIERQKKRERMVAKYASKRAALTDVINDQSKPMEERFKATLKLAELPRNSSATRLNNRCELTGRPRAYYRKLKLSRIMLRELGSFGQIPGMVKSSW